The following are encoded together in the Corallococcus silvisoli genome:
- a CDS encoding CBS domain-containing protein, whose amino-acid sequence MATERVSDAMTPDVETVRPVDSLKVAAEKMRALDVGSLPVCDGDELVGMLTDRDIVIRAVSQGLDVERTQVAQAMTRGVEYVYDDDDLTQVAQKMRASKIRRLLVLNRDKRLVGIVALGDIAEELDEQESGRTLGAVSAISEPAPAN is encoded by the coding sequence ATGGCAACGGAACGTGTGAGCGACGCGATGACCCCGGACGTGGAGACCGTCCGTCCGGTGGATTCCCTGAAGGTCGCCGCGGAGAAGATGCGCGCCCTGGACGTGGGCTCCCTGCCGGTCTGCGACGGCGACGAGCTGGTGGGCATGCTCACCGACCGGGACATCGTGATCCGCGCGGTGTCCCAGGGGCTGGACGTGGAGAGGACCCAGGTGGCCCAGGCGATGACGCGCGGGGTGGAGTACGTCTACGACGACGATGACCTCACCCAGGTGGCCCAGAAGATGCGGGCTTCGAAGATCCGCCGCCTGCTGGTGCTCAACCGGGACAAGCGGCTGGTGGGCATCGTCGCCCTGGGGGACATCGCGGAGGAGCTGGACGAGCAGGAGAGCGGCAGGACGCTCGGGGCCGTGTCCGCCATCTCGGAGCCGGCCCCCGCGAACTGA